The following are encoded together in the Ranitomeya imitator isolate aRanImi1 chromosome 4, aRanImi1.pri, whole genome shotgun sequence genome:
- the LOC138673785 gene encoding protocadherin gamma-B4-like, whose amino-acid sequence MSLHPLSRDFTESEEAEEIGKVETGALGNGESFQTMNHTARNRRKKWQQIFQVFSFIFFFITDTYGQLQYSVLEEMKKGPVIGNVAKDLGLNVVELANRKFQVLSQTNKQYFSVNLENGDLFVSDRIDRETLCGNKPICFINLEAVIENPLHFYTITIEIQDVNDNSPIFSKNHFDLEISELTSPGARFALGNAQDPDLGSNSIQSYTLNGNENFGLGEKITTDGIKYPEIILEKSLDREKQSYYELILTALDGGNPQKSSTATVRIIVHDVNDNLPMFNQDTYRVRLHEDAAIGSLVIHLNATDEDEGSNAEIAYSFSHISDNARQLFTIDSLNGDIKVIGNLDYETSDSYELTVEAKDGGGHVTHCKVSIQVIDVNDNAPDIMIKSFSETIPEDSSPGTVVALLNFRDLDSGMNSEVVCHISDTLAFQLIPSSSTYYKLVTAASMDRERNPSYNVTIQCMDGGSPPLSTNKTIQLNISDVNDNAPVFEKMKYILYIGENNQPGASIHNVRASDPDGDENGKIGYNILNSNIDDIPVTSYISINSITGVLFAQRSFDYEQLREFQFQVMAKDSGSPPLSSNVTVRICIIDKNDNAPKILYPSPDTEGSALFEFIPHSAENGYLVTKVIAVDADSGHNAWLSYHLLQVPDPSFFIIGQYTGEIKIGRDIQDTDTLRQKIVVLVKDNGIPSLSCTVSIQLVVAENFQQVVPEIKKQPNISNTSSNATFYLVVSIALISIVFIATVLITVVLKCRKSSIPTSYGAYNRNVYPQFTLGCPSEISDTSLPFPFSYDVCVTLDSKQNEIAYLKPVQNVPTENLIDTEEVTAGSGPSSNDLKPGNIVQRHPSRDRHDHAP is encoded by the exons ATGTCATTGCACCCTCTGTCACGAGACTTTACAGAGTCAGAAGAAGCTGAAGAGATTGGAAAAGTAGAGACTGGAGCATTAGGGAATGGAGAAAG TTTTCAGACAATGAATCATACAGCAAGAAACAGAAGGAAAAAATGGCAGCAGATATTTCAGGTATTTTCCTTTATTTTCTTCTTTATCACTGATACCTATGGCCAGCTACAGTATTCAGTACTCGAAGAAATGAAGAAAGGACCTGTAATTGGGAATGTGGCAAAAGATCTGGGATTAAATGTGGTTGAATTGGCAAATAGAAAATTCCAAGTTCTGTCACAGACAAATAAACAATATTTCAGCGTTAATTTGGAAAATGGAGACTTATTTGTTTCGGACAGAATTGACAGAGAAACATTATGTGGAAATAAACCAATCTGCTTTATAAACCTGGAGGCTGTAATAGAAAATCCTTTACATTTTTACACAATCACCATAGAAATCCAGGATGTGAATGATAACTCACCGATATTTTCTAAGAATCATTTTGATTTAGAAATCAGTGAGCTCACCTCACCGGGGGCTCGTTTTGCTTTAGGAAATGCACAAGATCCAGACTTAGGCTCCAACTCCATACAAAGTTATACACTGAATGGAAATGAAAATTTTGGCCTTGGAGAAAAAATTACAACAGATGGAATTAAATATCCAGAAATTATTCTGGAAAAGTCACTGGACAGAGAGAAACAGAGTTACTATGAGTTAATATTAACAGCCTTGGATGGAGGTAACCCACAGAAATCAAGCACTGCTACAGTCAGGATTATTGTCCATGATGTTAATGACAACCTGCCGATGTTTAATCAGGACACATACCGTGTAAGATTACATGAAGATGCAGCTATTGGGTCTCTTGTAATTCATCTAAATGCAACTGATGAAGATGAAGGGTCCAATGCTGAAATAGCTTATTCCTTTAGTCATATTTCTGACAATGCTCGTCAGTTATTTACTATAGACTCATTAAATGGGGACATCAAAGTAATAGGAAATTTGGATTATGAAACATCAGATTCCTATGAACTGACTGTGGAGGCTAAAGATGGTGGAGGTCATGTAACTCATTGTAAGGTGTCAATACAAGTGATAGATGTCAATGACAATGCGCCAGATATAATGATCAAATCTTTCTCGGAGACAATTCCAGAGGACTCATCACCAGGAACTGTCGTAGCGTTACTGAATTTTCGTGACTTGGACTCTGGGATGAATAGTGAAGTTGTTTGTCACATCTCAGACACTTTGGCTTTTCAGCTAATTCCATCTTCTAGTACTTACTATAAACTGGTAACTGCAGCTAGCATGGACCGAGAAAGAAATCCTTCCTACAATGTCACCATACAATGTATGGATGGCGGATCTCCTCCACTGTCCACCAACAAAACCATTCAGCTCAATATCTCAGATGTGAATGACAATGCTCCAGTTTTTGAGAAAATGAAATATATTCTGTATATTGGAGAAAATAATCAACCAGGTGCATCAATACACAATGTCCGAGCCTCAGATCCTGATGGTGATGAAAATGGGAAAATTGGTTACAACATTCTAAACAGCAACATAGACGATATTCCTGTGACATCTtatatttccatcaattctataACTGGAGTTCTCTTCGCCCAGAGATCATTTGACTATGAACAGTTGCGGGAATTTCAGTTCCAGGTGATGGCTAAAGACAGTGGATCTCCTCCTCTAAGTAGTAATGTCACAGTGAGGATATGTATCATTGATAAGAATGATAATGCTCCGAAGATCCTCTACCCATCACCAGACACTGAGGGATCAGCATTATTTGAGTTTATTCCTCACTCTGCTGAGAATGGTTATCTAGTCACCAAAGTGATTGCAGTGGACGCTGACTCTGGACACAACGCCTGGCTCTCCTATCACTTGCTACAAGTTCCGGATCCTTCATTTTTCATCATTGGCCAATATACTGGTGAAATAAAAATTGGACGTGACATTCAGGACACAGACACCTTAAGACAAAAGATTGTGGTTCTGGTGAAGGATAATGGGATCCCATCTTTGTCATGTACAGTTTCAATACAATTAGTTGTGGCTGAAAACTTTCAACAAGTTGTTCCAGAGATTAAGAAACAACCTAATATTTCTAATACTTCTTCTAATGCAACTTTCTACTTAGTGGTTTCCATCGCTCTTATATCAATTGTGTTCATTGCAACAGTATTAATTACCGTAGTCTTAAAATGCAGAAAATCAAGTATTCCTACAAGTTATGGAGCATACAACAGAAACGTGTATCCTCAGTTCACCCTGGGATGTCCTTCTGAGATCAGTGATACCAGTTTACCTTTCCCATTCTCATATGATGTGTGTGTGACTCTGGACTCCAAGCAGAATGAAATCGCTTATCTGAAACCAGTGCAGAACGTCCCCACAGAGAATCTCATAGACACTGAGGAAGTTACTGCTGGGAGTGGTCCGTCCAGCAATGATCTGAAGCCTGGAAACATTGTTCAG agacatccttctagagacagacatGATCATGCCCCTTAA
- the LOC138673784 gene encoding protocadherin gamma-B7-like → MTDIAGNRRKQWQQIFQVFCLFFFFITDAYGQLQYSVLEEMKKGSVIGNVAKDLGLNMEEFAIRKCKLISKAKIKYCNINLENGDLFVSDRIDRESLCEIQTNCFINLEAVIEKPLNFYTITIEIQDVNDNSPIFSKNHFDVEISEVTSPGARFALGNAQDPDLGSNSIQSYTLSGNENFGLGEKITTDGIKYPEIILEKSLDREKQRYYELILTALDGGNPQKSSTATVRIIVQDFNDNLPMFNQDTYRVRLHEDAAIGSLVIHLNATDEDEGSNAEINYSFSHISEKAQHLFTLDSLNGDIKVIGNLDHETSNSYEMTVEAKDGGGHVTHCKVSVQVIDVNDNAPEITITSLSASIPEDSPPGTVVSLLNVQDLDSGMNSEVVCHISDTLAFQLIPSSSTYYKLVTAASMDRERNPSYNVTIQCMDGGSPPLSTNKTIQLNISDVNDNAPVFEKMKYILYIGENNQPGTSIHNVRASDPDGDENGKISYSILNSNVDDIPVTSYISINSMTGVLYAQRSFDYEQLREFQFQVMAKDSGSPPLSSNVTVRICIIDKNDNAPKILYPSPDTEGSALFEFIPHSAEKGYLVTKVIAVDADSGHNAWLSYHLLQVPDPSFFTIGKYTGEIKIGRDIQDVATVRQKIVVLVKDNGIPSLSCTVSIQLVVAENFQQVVPEIKKQPNISNTSSNATFYLVVSIALISIVFIATVLITVVLKCRKSSTPTRYGPYSRNVYPQFTLGCPSEISDTSLPFPFSYDVCVTLDSKQKEIAYLKPVQNVPTENLIDTEETTAGNGPSSNDLKPGNIVQV, encoded by the coding sequence ATGACTGATATAGCAGGAAACAGAAGAAAACAATGGCAGCAGATATTTCAGGTATTTTGTCTCTTTTTCTTCTTTATCACTGATGCCTATGGCCAGTTACAATATTCAGTACTTGAAGAAATGAAGAAAGGATCTGTAATTGGGAATGTGGCAAAAGATCTGGGATTAAATATGGAAGAATTTGCAATAAGAAAATGTAAACTGATTTCAAAAGCAAAAATTAAATATTGTAATATTAATTTGGAAAATGGAGACTTATTCGTCTCAGACAGAATTGATAGAGAATCGTTATGTGAAATTCAAACAAACTGCTTTATAAACCTGGAGGCTGTAATAGAAAAGCCATTGAATTTTTACACAATCACCATAGAAATCCAGGATGTGAATGATAACTCACCGATATTTTCTAAGAATCATTTTGATGTAGAAATCAGTGAAGTTACCTCACCGGGGGCTCGTTTTGCTTTAGGAAACGCACAAGATCCAGACTTAGGCTCCAACTCCATACAAAGTTATACACTGAGCGGCAATGAAAACTTTGGCCTTGGAGAAAAAATTACAACAGATGGAATTAAATATCCAGAAATTATTCTAGAAAAGTCTCTGGACAGAGAGAAACAGAGATACTATGAGTTAATATTAACAGCCTTGGATGGAGGTAACCCACAGAAATCAAGCACTGCTACAGTCAGGATTATTGTCCAAGATTTTAATGACAACCTGCCGATGTTTAATCAGGACACATATCGTGTAAGATTACATGAAGATGCAGCTATTGGGTCTCTTGTAATTCATCTAAATGCAACTGATGAAGATGAAGGGTCCAATGCTGAAATAAATTATTCCTTTAGTCATATTTCTGAAAAAGCGCAACATTTATTTACTTTAGACTCATTAAATGGGGACATCAAAGTAATAGGAAATTTGGATCATGAAACATCAAATTCCTATGAAATGACTGTAGAGGCTAAAGATGGTGGAGGTCACGTAACCCATTGTAAGGTGTCAGTGCAAGTGATAGATGTCAATGACAATGCCCCAGAAATAACTATCACATCTCTCTCAGCATCAATTCCAGAGGACTCACCACCAGGAACTGTCGTATCATTACTGAATGTCCAGGACTTGGACTCTGGGATGAATAGTGAAGTTGTTTGTCACATCTCAGACACTTTGGCTTTTCAGCTAATTCCATCTTCTAGTACTTACTATAAACTGGTAACTGCAGCTAGCATGGACCGAGAAAGAAATCCTTCCTACAATGTCACCATACAATGTATGGATGGCGGATCTCCTCCACTGTCCACCAACAAAACCATTCAGCTCAATATCTCAGATGTGAATGACAATGCTCCAGTTTTTGAGAAGATGAAATACATTCTGTATATTGGAGAAAATAACCAACCAGGTACATCAATACACAATGTCCGAGCCTCAGATCCTGATGGTGATGAAAATGGAAAAATAAGTTACAGCATTCTAAACAGCAACGTAGACGATATTCCTGTGACATCTTATATTTCCATAAACTCAATGACCGGAGTTCTCTATGCCCAGAGATCATTTGACTATGAACAGTTGCGGGAATTTCAGTTCCAGGTGATGGCTAAAGACAGTGGATCTCCTCCTCTAAGCAGTAATGTCACAGTGAGGATATGTATCATTGATAAGAATGATAATGCTCCGAAGATCCTCTACCCATCACCAGACACTGAGGGATCAGCATTATTTGAGTTTATTCCTCACTCTGCTGAGAAAGGTTATCTAGTCACCAAAGTGATTGCAGTGGACGCTGACTCTGGACACAACGCCTGGCTCTCCTATCACTTACTGCAAGTTCCGGATCCTTCTTTTTTCACCATTGGCAAATATACTGGAGAAATCAAAATTGGACGTGACATTCAGGACGTAGCTACTGTACGACAAAAAATTGTGGTTCTGGTGAAGGATAATGGAATCCCATCTCTGTCATGTACAGTGTCAATACAATTAGTTGTGGCTGAAAACTTTCAACAAGTTGTTCCAGAGATTAAGAAACAACCTAATATTTCTAATACTTCTTCTAATGCAACTTTCTACTTGGTGGTTTCCATCGCTCTTATATCAATTGTGTTCATTGCAACAGTATTAATCACCGTAGTCTTAAAATGCAGAAAATCAAGTACTCCTACACGTTATGGGCCATATAGTAGAAATGTGTATCCTCAGTTCACCCTGGGATGTCCCTCTGAGATCAGTGATACAAGTTTACCTTTCCCATTCTCATATGATGTGTGTGTGACTCTGGACTCCAAGCAGAAAGAAATCGCTTATCTGAAACCAGTGCAGAACGTCCCCACAGAGAATCTCATAGACACCGAAGAAACTACTGCTGGGAACGGTCCGTCCAGCAATGATCTGAAGCCTGGAAACATTGTACAGGTATGA
- the LOC138673786 gene encoding protocadherin gamma-B4-like, with translation MSDPSRNRRKQWQQIYQVFSFIFFFITDTYGQLQYSVREEMKKGSVIGNVAKDLGLNVDELAKRKFQVLSQTNKQYFSVNLENGDLFASDRIDRETLCINKPICFINLEAVIENPLTFYTITIEIQDVNDNSPIFSKNHFEVEISELTSPGARFALGNAQDPDLGSNSIQSYTLNGNENFGLGEKITTDGIKYPEIILEKSLDREKQSYYELILTALDGGNPQKSSTATVRIIVQDFNDNLPMFNQDTYRVRLHEDAAIGSLVIHLNATDEDEGSNAEIAYSFSHISDNARQLFTIDSLNGDIKVIGNLDYETTDSYEMTVEAKDGGGHVTHCKVTIQVIDVNDNAPDIMIKSFSETIPEDSPPGTVVSLLNIRDLDSGMNSEVVCHISDTLAFQLIPSSSTYYKLVTAASMDRERNPSYNVTIQCMDGGSPPLSTNKTIQLNISDVNDNAPVFEKMKYIVYIGENNQPGTSIHNVRASDPDGDENGKISYSILNSNIDDIPVTSYISINSITGVLYAQRSFDYEQLRGFQFQVMAKDSGSPPLSSNVTVRICIIDKNDNAPKILYPSPDTEGSALFEFIPHSAEKGYLVTKVIAVDADSGHNAWLSYHLLQVPDPSFFTIGQYTGEIKIGRDIQDTDTLRQKIVVLVKDNGVPSLSCTVSLQLVVAENFQQVVPEIKKQPNISNTSSNATFYLVVSIALISILFIVTVLITVVLKCRKSSTPTSYGAYSRNVYPQFTLGCPSEISDTSLPFPFSYDVCVTLDSKQNEIAYLKPVQNVPTENLIDTEETTAGNGPSGNDQNPGIILQV, from the coding sequence ATGAGTGACCCATCAAGAAACAGAAGGAAACAATGGCAGCAGATATATCAGGTATTTTCCTTTATTTTCTTCTTTATCACTGATACCTATGGACAGCTACAGTATTCAGTACGTGAAGAAATGAAGAAAGGATCTGTAATTGGGAATGTGGCAAAAGATCTGGGACTAAATGTGGATGAATTGGCAAAAAGAAAATTCCAAGTTCTGTCCCAGACAAATAAACAATATTTCAGTGTTAATTTGGAAAATGGAGACTTATTTGCATCAGACAGAATTGATAGAGAAACATTATGCATAAATAAACCAATCTGCTTTATAAACCTGGAGGCTGTAATAGAAAATCCTTTGACTTTTTACACAATCACCATAGAAATCCAGGATGTGAATGATAACTCACCGATATTTTCTAAGAATCATTTTGAAGTAGAAATCAGTGAGCTCACCTCACCGGGGGCTCGTTTTGCTTTAGGAAACGCACAAGATCCAGACTTAGGCTCCAACTCCATACAAAGTTATACACTGAATGGAAATGAAAACTTTGGCCTTGGAGAAAAAATTACAACAGATGGAATTAAATATCCAGAAATTATTCTAGAAAAGTCACTGGACAGAGAGAAACAGAGTTACTATGAGTTAATATTAACAGCCTTGGATGGAGGTAACCCACAGAAATCAAGCACTGCTACAGTCAGGATTATTGTACAAGATTTTAATGACAACCTGCCGATGTTTAATCAGGACACATACCGTGTAAGATTACATGAAGATGCAGCTATTGGGTCTCTTGTAATTCATCTAAATGCAACTGATGAAGATGAAGGGTCCAATGCTGAAATAGCTTATTCCTTTAGTCATATTTCTGACAATGCTCGTCAGTTATTTACTATAGACTCATTAAATGGGGACATCAAAGTAATAGGAAATTTGGATTATGAAACAACAGATTCCTATGAAATGACTGTAGAGGCTAAAGATGGTGGAGGTCATGTAACCCATTGTAAGGTGACAATACAAGTGATCGATGTCAATGACAATGCGCCAGATATAATGATCAAATCTTTCTCGGAGACAATTCCAGAGGACTCACCACCAGGAACTGTGGTATCATTACTGAATATTCGTGACTTGGACTCTGGGATGAATAGTGAAGTTGTTTGTCACATCTCAGACACTTTGGCTTTTCAGCTAATCCCATCTTCTAGTACTTACTATAAACTGGTAACTGCAGCTAGCATGGACCGAGAAAGAAATCCTTCCTACAATGTCACCATACAATGTATGGATGGCGGATCTCCTCCACTGTCCACCAACAAAACCATTCAGCTCAATATCTCAGATGTGAATGACAACGCTCCAGTTTTCGAGAAGATGAAATATATTGTGTATATTGGAGAAAACAACCAACCAGGTACATCAATACACAATGTCCGAGCCTCAGATCCTGATGGTGATGAAAATGGAAAAATAAGTTACAGCATTCTAAATAGCAACATAGACGATATTCCTGTGACATCTTATATTTCCATAAATTCAATCACCGGAGTTCTCTATGCCCAGAGATCATTTGACTATGAACAGCTGCGGGGATTTCAGTTCCAGGTGATGGCTAAAGACAGTGGATCTCCTCCTCTAAGCAGTAATGTCACAGTGAGGATATGTATCATTGATAAGAATGATAATGCTCCGAAGATCCTCTACCCATCACCAGACACTGAGGGATCAGCATTATTTGAGTTTATTCCTCACTCTGCTGAGAAAGGTTATCTAGTCACCAAAGTGATTGCAGTGGACGCTGACTCTGGACACAACGCCTGGCTCTCCTATCACTTACTACAAGTTCCCGATCCTTCTTTTTTCACCATTGGCCAATATACTGGTGAAATAAAAATTGGACGTGACATTCAGGACACAGACACCTTAAGACAAAAGATTGTGGTTCTGGTGAAGGATAATGGGGTCCCATCTTTGTCATGTACAGTTTCATTACAATTAGTCGTGGCTGAAAACTTTCAACAAGTTGTTCCAGAGATTAAGAAACAACCTAATATTTCTAATACTTCTTCTAATGCCACTTTCTACTTGGTGGTTTCCATCGCTCTTATATCAATTTTGTTCATTGTGACTGTACTGATCACCGTAGTCTTAAAATGCAGAAAATCAAGTACTCCTACAAGCTATGGGGCATACAGTAGAAACGTGTATCCTCAGTTCACCCTGGGATGTCCTTCTGAGATCAGTGATACCAGTTTACCTTTCCCATTCTCATATGATGTGTGTGTGACTCTGGACTCCAAGCAGAATGAAATCGCTTATCTGAAACCAGTGCAGAACGTCCCCACAGAGAATCTCATAGACACAGAGGAAACTACTGCTGGGAATGGGCCTTCCGGTAATGATCAGAATCCTGGCATAATTTTACAGGTATGA